In one window of Gossypium hirsutum isolate 1008001.06 chromosome A01, Gossypium_hirsutum_v2.1, whole genome shotgun sequence DNA:
- the LOC107916619 gene encoding nuclear transcription factor Y subunit C-2 gives MDQREKTQQQQQQPVMGVVPGAGQMGYSTAYQTASMVASGTTGVAVPIQTQPSATFSSSPHQLAYQQAQHFHHQQQQQQQQQLQMFWANQMHEIEQTTDFKNHSLPLARIKKIMKADEDVRMISAEAPVIFAKACEMFVLELTLRSWIHTEENKRRTLQKNDIAAAISRTDVFDFLVDIIPRDELKEEGLGVTKATIPLVGSPADIPYYYVPQHPVGSLGMIMGKPIDQAALYPGQQPRPPMAFMPWPQGQPQQQQSEQQQSDS, from the coding sequence ATGGATCAACGGGAAAAAacacagcagcagcagcaacagcCTGTGATGGGAGTTGTACCTGGTGCTGGGCAGATGGGCTATTCTACTGCTTACCAAACTGCTTCCATGGTCGCTTCTGGCACTACAGGAGTAGCTGTCCCTATACAAACTCAGCCTTCTGCTACTTTCTCTAGTTCTCCACATCAGCTTGCCTACCAACAAGCTCAGCACTTCCACCACcaacagcagcagcaacaacAGCAGCAGCTTCAAATGTTCTGGGCTAACCAAATGCATGAAATTGAGCAAACAACAGACTTCAAGAATCACAGTCTCCCACTTGCTCGGATAAAAAAGATAATGAAAGCAGACGAAGATGTGCGGATGATATCAGCAGAGGCTCCTGTAATTTTTGCGAAAGCTTGCGAAATGTTCGTCTTGGAACTGACTTTACGCTCTTGGATCCATACAGAAGAGAACAAAAGGAGGACACTACAGAAGAATGATATAGCAGCCGCTATTTCGAGGACTGATGTCTTTGATTTCTTGGTTGATATTATTCCAAGGGATGAGTTGAAAGAGGAAGGACTTGGGGTCACCAAGGCCACTATTCCTTTAGTTGGTTCACCTGCTGATATTCCTTATTACTATGTCCCACAGCACCCTGTGGGATCCCTAGGGATGATAATGGGAAAGCCAATTGATCAAGCTGCATTGTATCCTGGCCAGCAGCCTCGACCGCCCATGGCTTTCATGCCATGGCCTCAGGGTCAGCCACAACAGCAGCAATCTGAACAGCAGCAAAGCGATTCTTGA